A segment of the Streptococcus chenjunshii genome:
TCGCCAGCCGGCTTCTTTCAACGGCATCGTTGGCTTGAAGCCGACCTACGGCCGTGTTTCACGTTTTGGTCTGATTGCTTTTGGCAGTTCACTCGACCAGATCGGTCCGCTGTCGCAGACAGTCAGAGAAAATGCTCAGCTCCTCAATGTGATAGCCGGTCATGATGTCAGAGATTCGACTTCATCTGCACAGCCAGCCGGAGATTTTACGGCTAAAATTGGTCAGGATATCAAGGGGATGAGAATCGCCCTGCCTAAAGAATACCTCGGTCAAGGCATTGATCCGGAAGTGAAAGAAACGGTTCTTGCTGCTGCTAAACAGTTTGAAAAATTGGGGGCGGCAGTTGAAGAAGTCAGTCTGCCGCACAGCAAATACGGGGTGGCTGTTTACTATATTATCGCTTCTTCGGAAGCTTCTTCGAATTTACAGCGTTTTGACGGCATTCGCTATGGCTACCGTACGGAAAACTTCAGCAATCTGGATGATATCTATATCAACACACGCAGCGAAGGTTTCGGCGATGAAGTGAAACGCCGAATTATGCTGGGGACATTCAGCCTTTCTTCAGGTTATTACGATGCCTATTTTAAAAAGGCCGGTCAGGTTCGCACGCTGATTATCGAGGACTTTGAAAATGTATTTGCTGACTATGATTTGATTTTAGGGCCGACTGCACCGACTCCGGCCTTTGGTCTGGACACGCTTAATCATGATCCTGTTGCGATGTATTTGGCCGATATTCTGACGATTCCGGTAAATTTGGCAGGTCTGCCTGGGATTTCAATCCCTGCCGGCTTTGTTCAAGGT
Coding sequences within it:
- the gatA gene encoding Asp-tRNA(Asn)/Glu-tRNA(Gln) amidotransferase subunit GatA; translation: MSLNHKTVDELHRLLVKKEISATELTKAALKDIKEREEAVGSFITVSEEAALAQAQILDEKGIDADNVLAGIPVAVKDNISTKGILTTAASKMLYNYEPIFDAAAVEKLYAKDMIVIGKTNMDEFAMGGSTETSYYKKTKNAWDQTKVPGGSSGGSASAVASGQVRLSLGSDTGGSIRQPASFNGIVGLKPTYGRVSRFGLIAFGSSLDQIGPLSQTVRENAQLLNVIAGHDVRDSTSSAQPAGDFTAKIGQDIKGMRIALPKEYLGQGIDPEVKETVLAAAKQFEKLGAAVEEVSLPHSKYGVAVYYIIASSEASSNLQRFDGIRYGYRTENFSNLDDIYINTRSEGFGDEVKRRIMLGTFSLSSGYYDAYFKKAGQVRTLIIEDFENVFADYDLILGPTAPTPAFGLDTLNHDPVAMYLADILTIPVNLAGLPGISIPAGFVQGLPVGLQLIGPKYSEAAIYQAAGAFEAATDYHKQKPLIFGGDA